One region of Zingiber officinale cultivar Zhangliang chromosome 7B, Zo_v1.1, whole genome shotgun sequence genomic DNA includes:
- the LOC122004095 gene encoding protein SENSITIVE TO PROTON RHIZOTOXICITY 2-like, with protein sequence MVAFYRQDDPLYGLMHMFEGVEDLFFHPSVVGSGGGAALPTESGGNAQAQLLYNTAVLKEKVKQVQSLVSLVVEPENLHDGATACGGLAMVASDARDLVQEIVDAASSILHAFQHLEAALPPEPSKNEVVSSPPAMAAAAAAAAPENYTCSNATLETLIFESMEDGGEEKAAWEIVEVEAADLLAKYTHYCHICGKGFKREANLRMHMRAHGDEYKSHAALSNPAKEPPPSPAAAAGAGQMIKYSCPQEGCRWNRKHAKFQPLKSMICVKNHYKRSHCPKMYVCNRCNCKQFAVLSDLRTHEKHCGDLKWMCSCGTSFSRKDKLMGHVALFAGHTPAGNCFTK encoded by the coding sequence ATGGTGGCTTTTTACCGGCAGGATGATCCCCTGTATGGGCTCATGCACATGTTCGAAGGCGTGGAGGACTTGTTCTTTCATCCCTCAGTTGTCGGCTCCGGCGGCGGCGCCGCCTTGCCGACGGAATCCGGTGGCAACGCGCAGGCGCAGCTGCTGTACAACACCGCggtgctcaaggagaaggtcaagCAAGTGCAGTCCCTCGTCAGCCTCGTCGTCGAGCCGGAGAACCTTCACGACGGAGCCACCGCCTGCGGGGGCCTCGCCATGGTGGCCTCCGACGCGCGCGACCTGGTTCAAGAAATCGTCGACGCCGCCTCCTCCATCCTGCACGCGTTTCAGCACTTGGAGGCTGCCTTGCCGCCGGAGCCCTCCAAGAACGAGGTGGTATCGTCGCCGCCGGCGATGGCTGCGGCTGCGGCCGCTGCTGCTCCTGAGAACTATACTTGCTCTAATGCGACTCTGGAAACTCTAATCTTCGAGTCCATGGAAGACGGCGGCGAGGAGAAGGCGGCGTGGGAGATAGTGGAGGTGGAGGCGGCGGACTTGCTGGCCAAGTACACGCACTACTGCCACATCTGCGGGAAGGGGTTCAAGCGCGAGGCGAACCTGAGGATGCACATGAGGGCGCACGGCGACGAGTACAAGAGCCACGCGGCGCTGTCCAACCCGGCGAAGGAGCCACCGCCGTCTCCGGCGGCGGCGGCTGGAGCAGGACAGATGATAAAGTACTCTTGCCCGCAGGAAGGTTGCCGGTGGAACCGGAAGCACGCCAAGTTCCAGCCGCTGAAGTCGATGATCTGCGTGAAGAACCACTACAAGCGGAGCCACTGCCCGAAGATGTACGTCTGCAACCGGTGCAACTGCAAGCAGTTCGCCGTGCTGTCGGACCTGCGCACGCACGAGAAGCACTGCGGCGACCTCAAGTGGATGTGCTCCTGCGGCACCAGCTTCTCCCGCAAGGACAAGCTCATGGGCCACGTCGCCCTCTTCGCCGGCCACACCCCCGCCGGCAACTGCTTCACCAAGTGA